A genomic window from Ascaphus truei isolate aAscTru1 chromosome 1, aAscTru1.hap1, whole genome shotgun sequence includes:
- the LOC142504012 gene encoding uncharacterized protein LOC142504012: MPRPVGILRLARSAVLRAPLVAAWALSVASAASIAALLLEENKASEPRLQGESPSVPWSRTGSASRTGSGGGGPSDSRTARIYSLSVPELKVLNDYLQENLSKGFIRPSTSPAGAALFFVGKKDGSLRPCIDYRELNKTTVKNRYPLPLIPELLEIIRSAKIFTKLDLRGAYNLVRIRPGDEWKTAFRTRYGHYEYLVMPFGLCNVPATFQHLINDVLRELLDQFVVAYLDDILVFSDNIMDHQRHVRIVLERLRKYKLYIKLEKCEFEKTSMQFLGYIISPEGLSMDPGKIQAVVEWPIPRNEKDIQRFVGFANFYRRFIKNFSGIIAPITQLTQKEFPFKWSPEADAAFEQLKSLFTSAPILIHPNPELPFILEVDASDSAVAERIYDIGNKELLAIKAAFSEWRHLLEGGNHPITVFTDHRNLEFIRSAKRLSARQARWALFFARFQFHISYRSRLCFFFFVGVDSPVLFWSTPPLVRAGFSVSVAPGGHVSPEMEQVSSPGSASSTLLEEHHGDEDDEYDEDDATEETEIQSCDHEEVPIETVVPPNRPSTSTYDAIVASEGKIVDAENRRHSDMMTVLERMIGLQEETVSQLAHLHRVFIEVPKQLQKINTSFEALVVQQTQANYWRMTNVPQFNTSQPGSVHAGQFSPHSSDIHSPGPNVTGQVADIAVQVPDDILPLPSVQIQQQTPTKEATKTKQDTHETDQPSLVQCLPTCSHVSLGTSPVREQSLPKSPVGESLPKRPVGESLPKSPVGESLPKSPVGESLPKSPVGESLPKSPVGESLPKSPVGESLPKSPVGESLPKSPVGESLATSPVGESLATSPVGEQSLATSPAREVPEATQSGSVVPKVGGKRKRKIQETTSRPVTRSQKEQKK, translated from the exons aatttattccctctcagtgccggaattgaaggtcctcaatgactacctacaggagaacctatcaaagggttttatccgaccctctacttctccagcaggcgctgcgctcttctttgtgggaaagaaagacggttctctacgcccctgcattgactatcgggaactaaataagacaACGGTGAAGAataggtacccattacctctgattcctgaactattggaaataattcggtcagccaaaatctttaccaaattagatctcagaggagcgtataatttagTCCGCATTCGAcctggtgacgaatggaaaacagccttccgaacccgttatgggcactatgaatatctggtgatgcctttcggactctgtaatgtccctgctaccttccagcatttaatcaatgatgtcctccgagagttattggaccaattcgtagtggcatacctggatgacatcctagtcttctcagataacatcatggatcaccagagacatgtccgaattgtccttgagcgtctccgtaagtacaaattatacatcaagttagaaaaatgcgaattcgaaaaaaccagcatgcaatttctcggttacatcatctctcccgagggtttgagtatggacccaggcaagattcaagccgtggtggaatggccaatccctcggaatgaaaaggacattcagagatttgtgggttttgccaatttctatagacgttttattaaaaatttctctggcattattgccccaatcacccaactcacacagaaggaattccccttcaaatggtctcctgaagcggatgcggcattcgaacaattgaagtcactcttcacatctgcccctatcctcatccatccaaatccagaattaccattcatcttggaagtggatgcatccgactccgctgttg ctgaacgaatttatgacatcggaaacaaagaactcttggctataaaagctgcattctctgagtggagacatctactggaggggggcaatcacccaattacggtctttacggatcacaggaacttagaattcattcgatccgcaaagagactgtctgcgcgacaagccaggtgggctctcttctttgcaagatttcagttccacatctcctacC GATCTCGTCTGTGCTTTTTCTTCTTCGTTGGTGTGGATTCGCCTGTTTTGTTCTGGAGTACTCCACCTCTCGTCCGGGCTGGTTTTTCTGTTTCTG ttgcccctggaggacatgtgtcacctgagatggaacaagtgtcttcacctgggtcagccagctcaacactactagaag aacatcatggtgatgaggatgatgagtatgatgaggatgacgccacagaagagactgaaatacaatcatgtgaccatgaagaggtgccaatagaaactgttgtaccgccaaatcgtccatcaacttccacatacgatgcaattgtagcttcagagggaaaaatagtggacgcagaaaatcgtcgccattcagacatgatgacagtgctggaaaggatgattggactgcaggaagaaacagtatcacaattggcacatctccacagagtcttcattgaagtgcctaaacagttgcaaaaaatcaacacctcattcgaagcattagttgttcagcaaacacaagctaattactggagaatgactaatgtaccacaattcaacacctcccagccaggatctgttcatgcaggtcagttttcaccacattcatctgatattcattcaccaggcccaaatgttaccggtcaagtagcagacattgctgtgcaggttcctgatgacatcctaccgctgccatctgtacaaattcagcagcagacacctacaaaggaggcgacaaaaacaaaacaagacacacatgaaacagaccaaccatcacttgtgcagtgtctaccaacttgctcacatgtgtcactgggcacaagccctgtccgtgaacagtcactacccaaaagccctgtaggtgagtcgctgcccaaaagacctgtaggtgaatcgctgcccaaaagccctgtaggtgagtcgctgcccaaaagccctgtaggtgaatcgctgcccaaaagccctgtaggtgagtcgctgcccaaaagccctgtaggtgaatcgctgcccaaaagccctgtaggtgaatcgctgcccaaaagccctgtaggtgaatcactgcccaaaagccctgtaggtgagtcactggccacaagccctgtaggtgagtcactggccacaagccccgtaggtgaacagtcactggccacaagccctgcccgtgaagtgccagaggccactcaaagtggctctgttgtgcctaaagttggtggcaaaagaaaaaggaaaattcaagagacaacaagcaggcctgttactcgctcgcaaaaggaacaaaaaaaataa